The following are encoded together in the Pseudoalteromonas shioyasakiensis genome:
- a CDS encoding FlgO family outer membrane protein — translation MRLLFYSVFLVLVGCSLTEEPQKTPPRETPKSPMAPYTVHQYVADLSSQLSRIQGPYKGNARIAVTSFYMADGLGTDLAEDQGSGLSQQIQESLLTQFTQLGFHTIEYRLENTLNLQQSADSVLSRDVNTLRQRQNIDFVITGTLTRQQHAYIVNARLVNTKDLRIVSAASTEIPINVMWGAEKVQQRDGQLYRSEY, via the coding sequence ATGCGTCTGTTATTTTATTCCGTTTTTTTAGTGTTGGTGGGTTGTAGCTTAACTGAAGAGCCACAAAAAACGCCCCCTAGAGAAACCCCAAAATCGCCGATGGCACCTTATACGGTGCATCAATACGTTGCTGATTTAAGTAGTCAGCTGAGCCGTATTCAAGGCCCTTACAAAGGCAATGCACGTATTGCTGTGACCAGTTTTTATATGGCTGATGGCTTAGGTACTGATTTAGCAGAAGATCAGGGCAGTGGCTTGAGTCAGCAAATTCAAGAAAGTTTATTAACGCAATTTACTCAGCTTGGTTTTCATACCATTGAGTATCGATTAGAAAATACTTTAAATTTGCAGCAATCGGCCGATAGTGTACTTAGTCGTGATGTAAATACCTTACGTCAACGTCAGAATATTGACTTTGTTATTACCGGCACACTGACGCGGCAACAACATGCCTACATAGTAAATGCCCGATTAGTGAATACCAAAGATCTGCGAATTGTGTCAGCAGCAAGCACTGAGATCCCTATCAATGTAATGTGGGGCGCTGAAAAAGTTCAGCAACGTGATGGCCAGTTGTATCGAAGCGAATATTAA
- a CDS encoding zinc-binding dehydrogenase, translating to MSQMNSVAMQNGKLHVKQIDIPTPGPGQVLVKSLACGICGSDIHITRHTSDVFDIYKNLGIMAKDAGDDQEILLGHEYAAEIVSYGPNTKGELAKGTRVTSVPILLSAGGAGVGVTPGLYGAYSEYFIVDEALLLPIPDAVPSEAAAITEPLAVGLHAVNRAQMNNDDVAIVVGCGPIGLAAIAALKLQGVKHIVASDPQESKKQIALEFGATEYVNPMADDEVAKAAALAGNNKVVIFECAGVSRLLNDYILRAPAKAKIIVTGVHTAPLNVNFAYATVKELDLIFSYYYQPEEFAQSLENIASGKIAWQKMRTGKVGIDGVQGAFDTLFKPNDHIKIIIEPWRTGELEKVTG from the coding sequence ATGAGCCAAATGAATTCTGTTGCCATGCAAAATGGCAAGCTGCATGTAAAACAAATTGATATCCCTACACCTGGACCCGGCCAAGTACTGGTAAAAAGCCTAGCTTGCGGCATTTGCGGTTCTGATATTCATATAACCCGCCACACCAGCGATGTATTCGATATCTATAAAAACCTTGGCATCATGGCTAAAGATGCAGGCGATGACCAAGAAATATTATTAGGCCATGAGTACGCGGCAGAAATTGTTAGCTACGGTCCAAATACTAAAGGCGAATTAGCTAAAGGCACCCGTGTAACCTCAGTGCCAATTTTACTTTCTGCTGGCGGCGCTGGCGTAGGTGTAACCCCAGGGCTATATGGTGCCTATTCTGAATACTTTATTGTTGATGAAGCCTTGCTATTACCTATTCCTGATGCTGTTCCATCAGAAGCGGCAGCCATTACAGAACCACTTGCTGTTGGCCTGCACGCAGTGAACCGCGCACAAATGAATAATGATGACGTAGCTATTGTGGTTGGCTGTGGCCCAATTGGCCTTGCAGCGATTGCCGCGTTAAAGCTTCAAGGCGTAAAACACATCGTTGCCTCTGATCCACAAGAGAGCAAAAAACAAATTGCCCTTGAATTTGGCGCTACAGAATATGTTAACCCTATGGCAGATGATGAAGTTGCTAAAGCCGCAGCACTTGCGGGTAACAACAAGGTCGTTATTTTTGAATGTGCCGGTGTAAGCCGCTTATTGAACGACTACATTTTACGTGCGCCAGCAAAAGCAAAAATCATTGTAACGGGTGTACATACCGCGCCGCTAAACGTTAACTTTGCCTATGCCACAGTGAAAGAGTTAGACCTTATTTTCTCTTATTACTACCAGCCAGAAGAGTTTGCGCAATCACTTGAGAACATCGCGTCAGGCAAAATTGCATGGCAAAAAATGCGCACAGGTAAAGTCGGCATAGACGGCGTACAAGGTGCGTTTGATACCTTATTTAAACCAAACGACCATATCAAAATCATCATTGAACCATGGCGCACAGGCGAGCTTGAAAAAGTAACGGGTTAA
- a CDS encoding LysR substrate-binding domain-containing protein produces the protein MNLKDFEYVKAVAQYKHFRKAADACYVSQPTLSGQVKKLEQELGVVIFDRSTKQVTLTVQGEQLLKQITLILDQTQVLKEIAASSHDPLKGKINVGIIPTIAPYLLPTLLTSMKQAFSETQFSFIEMQTAQTLVALDNGEIDIAIVADVADLAPYHVSPLYKEDFLVAVSEQHALAKHIEVALAQLHECDLLMLNEGHCFKEQAEQFCFSAGVEVSNQYKGNSIETLLALVAMDDGVTFVPKLACTPREGVKYLAITPNQQRQVVIATRKHYPHIAGVEQLASWLNAHEGLQAHLLASS, from the coding sequence ATGAATTTAAAAGACTTTGAATACGTAAAAGCGGTTGCACAATACAAGCACTTCAGAAAAGCAGCTGATGCTTGCTATGTCAGCCAGCCGACATTAAGCGGGCAAGTTAAAAAGCTTGAACAAGAGCTGGGGGTTGTTATTTTTGACCGTTCAACAAAGCAGGTCACGTTGACTGTGCAAGGTGAACAACTTCTTAAGCAGATCACACTGATCCTAGATCAAACCCAAGTGCTTAAAGAAATAGCCGCCAGCTCACATGACCCACTAAAGGGTAAAATCAATGTAGGTATTATTCCTACCATTGCACCTTATTTACTGCCAACACTCTTAACTTCTATGAAGCAGGCCTTTAGTGAAACCCAGTTTTCATTTATAGAAATGCAAACAGCGCAAACGCTGGTGGCTCTTGATAATGGTGAGATTGATATTGCAATTGTTGCTGATGTGGCTGATTTAGCGCCTTATCATGTGTCACCGCTTTATAAAGAAGACTTCTTAGTTGCAGTTTCTGAGCAACACGCTTTAGCAAAACATATCGAAGTTGCCTTAGCTCAATTACATGAATGTGACTTATTAATGTTAAACGAAGGGCATTGCTTTAAGGAGCAAGCAGAGCAATTTTGTTTTTCAGCTGGGGTTGAAGTCTCGAACCAATATAAAGGTAACAGTATAGAAACCTTACTTGCGCTGGTGGCAATGGATGATGGGGTAACCTTTGTTCCTAAGCTTGCATGTACACCACGTGAAGGAGTGAAGTACTTAGCTATAACACCTAATCAGCAACGCCAAGTTGTCATTGCAACTCGTAAACACTACCCACATATAGCTGGTGTTGAGCAATTAGCTAGTTGGCTAAATGCTCATGAAGGCCTACAAGCTCATTTACTCGCTAGCAGCTAA
- a CDS encoding FlgO family outer membrane protein: protein MKRLILTLCLPFGFGCSSMLTGDVTQHDNDPQLAAQREVAAPHSNDSVFQTNQAVMNNSTFTAAPTRKNINHYVRGIMQDLVENLQYVSDSTPVAVSSFIYLDADYNSTNLLGNQIAESFIHELHAFGVPVIDFKTTDYMRVTPTGDYVFSRDYLELSQDQNFNYVLAGTLVNHQSGVLVNARIVGLASKAVVGSAQGFIPQSVVDALDSTNRSDGITLKQASE, encoded by the coding sequence ATGAAACGTTTAATTTTAACTTTATGTTTGCCTTTTGGCTTTGGTTGCTCATCAATGTTAACTGGTGATGTAACACAACACGATAATGATCCTCAGTTAGCTGCGCAAAGAGAAGTCGCCGCGCCACATAGTAACGACAGTGTGTTTCAAACCAATCAGGCGGTGATGAATAACAGCACCTTTACAGCAGCACCAACGCGTAAAAATATTAATCACTATGTGCGTGGCATCATGCAGGATCTTGTTGAAAACTTGCAATATGTTAGCGATAGCACGCCGGTTGCTGTTTCAAGCTTTATATACCTTGATGCAGATTACAACTCAACGAATTTGCTAGGTAATCAAATTGCCGAAAGTTTCATTCATGAGCTTCACGCATTTGGTGTACCTGTCATTGATTTTAAAACCACTGATTATATGCGTGTCACGCCAACTGGTGACTATGTTTTCAGTCGTGATTATTTAGAGCTAAGCCAAGATCAAAACTTCAATTATGTATTGGCAGGTACTTTGGTTAATCATCAAAGTGGTGTGCTCGTTAATGCCCGAATTGTTGGTTTAGCAAGCAAAGCTGTTGTAGGGTCAGCGCAAGGTTTTATCCCGCAATCAGTGGTTGATGCCCTTGATAGTACCAACCGCAGTGATGGTATTACACTAAAACAAGCAAGTGAGTAA
- the flgM gene encoding flagellar biosynthesis anti-sigma factor FlgM has protein sequence MVSNVNNGQQQPSVLTNTKQKKLDLQKDNANAAAAKSAAPKASADSVSLTPQAKQLKSLQEKAEQSSGFDSNKVAELKKAISEGKYQIDAEKLAKNIAAFEFDVYG, from the coding sequence ATGGTAAGCAATGTCAATAATGGTCAACAACAGCCTTCTGTGTTGACAAATACCAAGCAAAAAAAGCTTGATTTACAAAAAGATAATGCTAATGCAGCCGCTGCAAAATCGGCCGCACCAAAAGCAAGTGCAGATTCTGTGAGCTTAACTCCTCAAGCTAAACAGCTAAAATCTTTGCAAGAAAAAGCAGAGCAATCATCTGGCTTTGATAGCAATAAAGTGGCTGAGCTGAAAAAAGCAATCAGTGAGGGTAAATACCAAATTGATGCTGAAAAGCTAGCAAAGAACATCGCTGCATTCGAGTTTGATGTCTATGGCTGA
- a CDS encoding flagellar assembly protein FlgT produces MKNKTKASLKGLGLAFTILFSNNSLAQWFESTGHAVVKNGDTSQAKSAAIKDAITQALVFSGARVSSVQTLVDGVLTQDQLKISSHGEIQKIELISEDRHNDTYAITLRLDIFAQAEECPANQYTKFIAVTQSQLANREQARMGQIFDVNKAISEHLYASLSNTQMAAKPTAYYNMPLRVDHFFTQQYDYSNALLEEITSRSNSQYVLLSRIRDLSVNHKINNDYAFWQDDSFKRAYKVDYVLFDGTTYEKLWQKSYQTEGIWPYKKTEIIDVYSDRFWATDYGQAISDINQTLTYDLQAAMACLPTQGKILHIENGRLIINLGKAHGLEQGQILNIAHHNYLTDAQGNKLPHKITTLNQVKVTQLYQQSAVAMSIDKQPLPNIQINDIVELAASE; encoded by the coding sequence ATGAAAAATAAAACAAAAGCCAGCTTAAAAGGCCTTGGCTTAGCCTTTACAATTTTGTTTTCTAACAATAGCTTAGCTCAGTGGTTTGAATCTACAGGCCATGCAGTTGTAAAAAATGGCGATACGAGCCAAGCCAAATCTGCCGCCATTAAAGACGCCATAACTCAGGCTTTAGTGTTTTCTGGCGCTCGAGTAAGCTCTGTACAGACACTAGTTGACGGGGTTTTGACGCAAGATCAGCTGAAAATAAGCAGCCATGGTGAAATCCAGAAAATAGAATTGATCAGCGAAGACCGCCATAACGACACCTATGCCATCACGCTTCGCCTCGATATTTTTGCTCAAGCAGAAGAATGCCCTGCAAACCAATACACCAAATTTATTGCCGTGACACAAAGCCAACTCGCCAATCGCGAGCAAGCGCGTATGGGCCAAATTTTTGACGTAAACAAAGCCATTAGTGAACACTTATATGCCAGCTTAAGTAATACGCAAATGGCAGCTAAACCGACAGCCTATTACAATATGCCTTTGCGAGTAGATCATTTTTTCACTCAGCAATACGATTACAGTAATGCGCTACTTGAAGAGATCACTAGCCGCAGTAACTCGCAATATGTATTACTGAGCCGTATTCGTGATTTATCGGTTAACCATAAGATCAACAACGATTATGCATTCTGGCAAGATGATAGTTTCAAGCGTGCATACAAAGTAGATTACGTCTTATTTGATGGCACCACTTACGAAAAGCTCTGGCAAAAAAGCTACCAAACAGAAGGTATTTGGCCGTATAAAAAGACTGAGATCATCGATGTATATAGCGACCGATTTTGGGCAACTGACTATGGCCAAGCTATTAGCGATATAAACCAAACCCTAACCTATGACTTACAAGCAGCTATGGCCTGCTTACCCACGCAAGGTAAAATACTGCATATCGAAAACGGCAGGCTAATCATCAACTTGGGTAAGGCGCATGGGCTTGAGCAAGGGCAAATTTTAAATATTGCCCATCATAATTACCTAACGGATGCACAGGGTAATAAGCTCCCGCACAAAATCACTACACTTAATCAGGTAAAAGTGACTCAGCTTTATCAGCAATCAGCGGTTGCCATGAGTATAGATAAGCAACCACTACCTAACATTCAAATTAACGATATTGTTGAATTAGCTGCTAGCGAGTAA
- a CDS encoding FlgO family outer membrane protein — protein sequence MKGFILASLTLALSGCQLLPEQSAEPQNTAQNVPASANTQVDYVAMLQALEQNDMQQDNANHRLFVPYQHHKTVVNYVEQMALELVDTMQQESELGIAITSFVDLDASLKNSSQLGNQLSETMMHQLQKFGFGVVDFKAMDIISVTSRGDFVMSRDVEELAERRIASHVLTGTLIYRPNGVEVNARVINLNSKLVIASAQKVIPYFVLKNESIKSATARVN from the coding sequence ATGAAAGGTTTTATTTTAGCATCGTTAACGCTCGCACTATCTGGCTGCCAATTGCTGCCAGAGCAATCAGCAGAGCCGCAAAATACAGCTCAAAATGTACCTGCATCAGCAAATACTCAAGTCGATTACGTTGCTATGCTACAAGCGCTTGAACAAAATGATATGCAGCAGGATAACGCTAACCATCGTTTATTTGTGCCTTATCAACATCATAAAACCGTTGTTAATTATGTCGAGCAAATGGCCCTTGAGTTAGTGGATACCATGCAACAAGAAAGCGAGTTAGGAATAGCCATAACTAGCTTTGTTGATTTAGATGCGAGCCTAAAAAATAGCTCTCAACTTGGTAATCAACTCTCTGAAACAATGATGCACCAGCTGCAAAAATTTGGCTTTGGCGTTGTTGATTTTAAAGCGATGGATATCATTAGTGTGACCTCTCGTGGTGATTTTGTGATGTCGCGAGATGTAGAAGAGTTAGCCGAGCGTCGCATCGCGAGCCATGTACTTACAGGCACGCTGATATACCGCCCAAATGGTGTTGAAGTGAATGCTCGAGTAATTAACTTAAACTCAAAGCTGGTTATTGCCAGCGCACAAAAAGTGATCCCTTATTTTGTGCTAAAAAATGAGTCAATCAAATCAGCAACTGCTCGCGTTAACTAG
- a CDS encoding LPP20 family lipoprotein, with the protein MRALLFGGLVACAALTGCSSIFDKHVEYTYIEPDSYPVLKAVGYAPISAQPGSNESQRTLLAIKASKLEAYRELAEQVYGQRISAGTTVQNSIAHNDQLQSQVQGVIKGAQVIKTYAVGDTYATELQLDMKRVHDLYIGEVKPRQVKKVTYY; encoded by the coding sequence ATGCGAGCACTTCTATTCGGTGGGCTGGTTGCCTGCGCAGCATTAACAGGCTGCAGTAGTATTTTTGATAAACATGTAGAATACACTTACATTGAGCCAGATAGCTACCCAGTGCTAAAAGCCGTGGGTTATGCGCCAATTAGTGCTCAACCAGGTAGCAATGAATCGCAGCGTACTCTACTTGCGATTAAAGCCTCAAAGCTTGAAGCTTACCGCGAGCTTGCTGAGCAAGTTTACGGGCAAAGAATTTCCGCAGGCACTACAGTGCAAAACAGCATTGCTCATAATGATCAATTACAAAGCCAAGTACAAGGTGTGATCAAAGGTGCACAGGTTATTAAAACCTATGCAGTAGGGGATACTTACGCAACTGAATTACAGCTTGATATGAAGCGAGTGCACGATTTATACATCGGCGAAGTAAAACCGCGCCAAGTGAAAAAAGTAACATATTATTAG
- a CDS encoding SPOR domain-containing protein produces MVFTTFQNLKKVRLVLLVTPIIGCQSMSEPQVSEENLVKISQQELIELRQSHQQFQAMKPELERLLTIESELTLLTEQLTLLNAQQTEPEKTKQSSVTAPQFIAEPTAKFALQLASVTELPRLTARLAEIKKQAPALFNGQFIANVESVTVNGSTFHRLKIGAYQQKQQAANDCKKLASVGVACLVSHYVQNPLDLSHQQ; encoded by the coding sequence ATGGTTTTTACTACTTTTCAAAATCTGAAGAAAGTACGGTTAGTCTTACTGGTTACTCCTATCATTGGTTGCCAAAGCATGTCAGAGCCACAAGTGAGTGAAGAAAACTTAGTAAAAATTAGCCAGCAAGAGCTTATAGAGCTGAGGCAGTCGCATCAGCAATTCCAAGCGATGAAGCCAGAGCTTGAACGCTTGCTGACAATAGAAAGTGAGTTAACCTTACTCACTGAACAACTTACTTTGCTAAATGCGCAGCAAACTGAGCCTGAAAAGACTAAACAGTCATCCGTAACCGCACCTCAGTTTATAGCTGAGCCTACAGCCAAATTTGCACTACAACTTGCTTCCGTAACAGAATTACCTCGACTAACAGCTCGCCTTGCTGAAATTAAAAAACAAGCGCCGGCGCTATTTAATGGCCAGTTTATTGCTAATGTAGAGTCAGTAACAGTGAACGGCAGCACTTTTCATCGTTTGAAAATTGGTGCATATCAACAAAAACAGCAAGCAGCTAATGATTGTAAAAAGTTAGCATCAGTCGGGGTGGCATGCTTGGTATCACATTATGTACAGAATCCGCTTGATTTATCTCATCAACAATAA
- a CDS encoding glutathione peroxidase, producing the protein MLNNIEGQKVPNVTFATRVDEQWKSMTTDEIFKGKTVVLFALPGAFTPTCSSTHLPRYNELAAVFKQNGVDDIVCISVNDTFVMNAWAQNQEAQNITLLPDGNGEFTDGMGMLVDKNDLGFGKRSWRYSMLVKDGVIEKMFIEPQKPGDPFEVSDADTMLEYINPAQVKPESVSIITKPNCPFCTKAKALLEAKGYVYEEIVLGQHASLTSLKAISGRETVPQVFIGGEHIGGSDDLEKHFA; encoded by the coding sequence ATGTTAAACAATATCGAAGGCCAAAAAGTACCAAACGTTACATTCGCAACACGTGTAGACGAGCAGTGGAAATCAATGACCACTGACGAAATTTTTAAAGGTAAAACAGTTGTGCTATTTGCATTACCAGGTGCATTTACACCAACATGTTCATCAACTCACTTGCCACGTTATAACGAGCTTGCGGCTGTATTTAAACAAAACGGTGTTGATGACATTGTCTGTATTTCTGTAAACGATACCTTCGTAATGAATGCATGGGCACAAAACCAAGAAGCGCAAAATATCACTTTATTGCCAGACGGCAACGGCGAATTTACCGACGGCATGGGTATGCTAGTCGATAAAAACGACTTAGGTTTTGGTAAGCGTAGCTGGCGTTATTCTATGCTAGTTAAAGACGGCGTTATCGAAAAAATGTTTATCGAGCCACAAAAGCCTGGCGACCCGTTTGAAGTGTCTGATGCAGATACCATGCTCGAATACATTAACCCAGCACAGGTAAAACCAGAATCTGTGAGCATTATTACTAAGCCTAATTGCCCGTTCTGTACAAAAGCTAAAGCGTTACTAGAGGCCAAAGGTTATGTGTACGAAGAAATTGTATTAGGTCAACACGCTTCATTAACTAGTTTAAAAGCAATTTCTGGTCGTGAGACAGTGCCGCAAGTATTTATAGGCGGTGAGCACATTGGTGGCTCTGACGATTTAGAAAAACACTTTGCATAA
- the nhaD gene encoding sodium:proton antiporter NhaD produces the protein MKKLTQGLLLSLLCFGGQAHAASTGTIDLLTHPVGIICLVIFIFAYVLVILEEKIHLRKSKPVLVAAGIIWTLIAWQYSAQNLSDLSTDAFRHALLEFSELMLFLLVAMTYINALEERRLFDGLRSWLVARGFSYKQLFWISGVLAFCISPVADNLTTALLLCAVVMKVAANDNRFIAMSCVNIVIAANAGGAFSPFGDITTLMVWQADVVAFTEFFVLFLPALVSYIIPAFVMSLFINNRHPDTADEDIELKRGALRILCLFLLTILTAVVLKTAFGLPPVVGMMMGLGYLQFFGYFLRVTLPGSLARKRAMAEREGDKERLSRLGNVVPFDVFSRVSRAEWDTLLFFYGIVICVGGLGFIGYLALLSDLLYNNWSATGANIILGLMSAVVDNIPVMFAVLQMMPDMSHGQWLLITLTAGIGGSLLSIGSAAGVALMGQARGIYTFNSHLKWSPVILLGYFAGVLTHLYLNTAYFG, from the coding sequence ATGAAAAAACTAACACAAGGATTGCTCCTTTCCTTGCTATGTTTCGGTGGCCAAGCTCATGCTGCGTCAACTGGTACTATCGATTTACTCACCCATCCTGTTGGCATTATCTGCCTTGTTATTTTTATCTTTGCTTATGTGCTCGTCATACTCGAAGAAAAAATTCACTTACGCAAATCAAAACCCGTATTGGTTGCAGCCGGGATTATTTGGACCCTTATTGCTTGGCAGTACAGTGCACAAAACTTATCTGATCTTAGCACCGACGCATTTCGTCACGCCTTGTTAGAGTTTTCGGAGTTAATGCTATTTTTGCTCGTTGCGATGACCTACATCAATGCCCTAGAAGAACGTCGTTTATTTGATGGCCTAAGAAGCTGGCTGGTTGCAAGGGGCTTTAGCTACAAACAATTATTTTGGATAAGCGGTGTACTGGCATTTTGTATTTCACCTGTAGCCGATAACTTAACTACCGCCCTACTTTTATGTGCAGTGGTAATGAAGGTAGCAGCAAATGATAACCGCTTCATTGCTATGTCGTGCGTAAATATTGTAATAGCCGCAAATGCCGGTGGCGCATTCAGCCCATTTGGTGACATCACGACACTGATGGTTTGGCAAGCCGATGTTGTTGCCTTTACCGAGTTTTTTGTTTTATTCCTACCAGCTTTAGTCAGCTATATTATTCCTGCATTTGTTATGTCTTTATTTATCAATAACCGTCACCCGGATACGGCCGATGAAGATATTGAACTTAAACGCGGTGCGCTTCGCATATTGTGCTTATTCTTACTGACAATACTCACCGCGGTGGTGCTAAAAACCGCCTTTGGTTTACCACCGGTTGTGGGCATGATGATGGGTCTTGGCTATTTACAGTTTTTTGGTTACTTCTTACGCGTGACACTCCCCGGCTCTCTTGCCAGAAAACGCGCCATGGCAGAGCGTGAAGGCGACAAAGAGCGCTTATCTCGCTTAGGTAATGTTGTTCCTTTTGATGTATTTAGCCGTGTATCGAGAGCCGAGTGGGACACGCTCTTGTTCTTCTATGGCATCGTTATTTGTGTTGGCGGCTTAGGGTTTATCGGCTACTTAGCGCTGCTTTCTGACTTACTTTATAACAACTGGTCTGCTACCGGTGCGAACATTATTCTTGGTTTAATGTCAGCGGTAGTCGATAACATTCCAGTGATGTTTGCAGTATTACAAATGATGCCTGATATGTCGCACGGTCAATGGCTGCTTATTACGCTAACAGCAGGAATTGGTGGCAGCCTGTTATCAATTGGCTCTGCGGCAGGAGTTGCACTAATGGGTCAAGCGCGAGGAATATACACCTTTAATAGCCACTTAAAATGGTCGCCAGTCATTTTACTAGGTTACTTTGCTGGAGTATTAACTCATTTATACCTCAATACTGCCTACTTTGGCTAA
- the flgN gene encoding flagellar protein FlgN — protein sequence MADHNHLIASKLTQQVSCLESIAALLDDELTAIAAKRGDGLKSIAQQKISLLQQIQTIDKEVQKLVAHNESQDDEVNALIKQVNTLLASCKKKNDVNAHAAHQAQLSVKQLKDILIGAPSSMTYDQGGSVIQGDKKIVHNLKA from the coding sequence ATGGCTGATCATAATCATTTAATAGCTAGCAAATTAACACAACAAGTTTCGTGCTTGGAGTCTATTGCTGCGCTGTTAGATGATGAGTTGACAGCCATTGCTGCAAAGCGTGGTGACGGATTAAAGAGTATTGCCCAACAAAAAATCTCATTGCTCCAACAAATTCAAACCATTGATAAAGAAGTGCAAAAGCTTGTTGCGCACAACGAATCGCAAGATGACGAAGTAAATGCACTCATTAAGCAAGTAAATACTCTCCTAGCAAGCTGCAAGAAGAAAAATGATGTAAACGCTCACGCGGCTCATCAAGCACAGTTGAGTGTTAAGCAACTTAAAGATATTTTAATCGGTGCACCATCATCGATGACCTACGACCAAGGCGGCAGCGTGATCCAAGGCGATAAGAAAATCGTTCACAACTTGAAAGCCTAA
- the flgA gene encoding flagellar basal body P-ring formation chaperone FlgA, with translation MSLLKKSRRYSVFYFLTSLLFTTQLQAEVYNTEQLQQIAIDFVSEQLPDLDTTPQISALPLDSRIPERLCESPINKELPTEPPFNRQVTVQLKCQDLNSWTQYVHVRIIELEPVVVVTTNLARGEVIRPEHLRLEMKPKQFVRTQYVQDEAILIGSRSKRNLRDGTPIVMSQVCMVCKGDNVTIYASLRGLRIKTTGVALEDGTLDELVRVKNKKSGKVLNARVDGVESVQVNI, from the coding sequence ATGAGTTTGTTAAAAAAAAGCCGAAGATACAGTGTTTTTTATTTTCTTACTAGCCTGTTGTTTACAACACAACTACAGGCAGAAGTTTATAATACCGAGCAACTTCAACAAATCGCCATCGATTTTGTTAGCGAGCAGCTCCCTGATCTGGACACCACACCTCAAATTAGTGCTTTACCATTAGATAGTCGCATTCCTGAGAGGTTATGTGAGTCACCAATTAACAAAGAGTTACCAACTGAGCCTCCTTTTAATCGGCAGGTAACTGTACAACTTAAGTGCCAAGATTTAAATAGTTGGACTCAATACGTTCACGTGCGCATTATTGAGCTCGAACCTGTGGTTGTTGTTACCACTAATTTAGCCCGTGGAGAGGTCATTCGCCCTGAACATTTACGCCTCGAAATGAAGCCCAAGCAATTTGTTAGAACGCAATATGTTCAAGATGAGGCTATACTTATTGGCAGTCGCAGTAAGCGCAATTTACGTGACGGCACACCTATTGTTATGAGCCAAGTTTGTATGGTTTGTAAAGGCGATAATGTAACTATCTATGCTTCATTACGCGGGTTAAGAATTAAAACCACCGGAGTTGCTCTAGAAGATGGTACGTTAGACGAATTAGTACGTGTAAAAAACAAAAAATCAGGTAAAGTATTAAATGCACGTGTGGATGGGGTCGAGTCTGTACAAGTAAATATTTAA